Below is a window of Chryseobacterium indicum DNA.
TGCATTCCCTGATCCCGAACATCTCCGGCTGCAGGATCCTGATAATAGATAACATCAGATTCGTCTTTGCTTCCGTCTTCGTGGTCCACAAGTCCCACTTCAAACATACTTCTCGCAATAACCTGTCTTGCTTCCTTCACTGTTAATCCCACTACATTCGGAATCGCGATATTTCGTAATGGTCCTGAACCGATAACTACATCCACCACAGAGAATCTCGCCAGTTTAGTTTTCGGTTTTACTTCATTTCCGTTATATAAAATTCGGATAACCGCATCTTTCTGAATACTTGGCTCGAAGATAGTGTCTCCAACTTTCAGCCCCACCTGTTCAAGACGCTGGAAAGCAAGACCTGAATATTTATTGATTACATCCGGAACTTCAACTTTAGCCCAGGTTCTTGGATTTACTCTTAACTGGATCGCTCTTCCGTCTTTTACACGAGAACCCGGAACCGGATACACCTGTAAAACCTGAAAAGGTCTGTATTTGGGATCATAGTTAAAACTGTCCACTTCATATTCCAATCCCGAATCATCCAATATTTTGATGGCCTCCTGTACAGATTTATTAACGATATTTGGAACGGGAATTTCCTGACCATGATTGGTGTGATATTCTAACCAACGAAACGTAAGCCAAACCAACCCCACAAAAACACCGATGGCTACGACTAAGTTCAGTAAAACTTTCCAATTGAAAAGTGATTTAAGCATACTTAAAATGACTATAATTAGACAGCAAATATAATTAATAATTTTAGAATGTGCTTTTAATTTAACACATTTCACTTTTGATTTTAAAATTTCAGGTTTTAGGTTTACGCGTTGTATAAAATCATTAAATTTGCCTTAACTGATACTAAACAAAAATGAGCAAAAAACAAGTTGCCGTAGTGATGGGAGGCTATTCAGACGAATATGTTGTATCATTGAAAAGCGGACAATTAATCTATGATTCCTTAGACAGAAATCTTTACGATGTATATAAAGTAGTTATCCTGAAAGATGAATGGTATTTTTTAGGCGAAAATGAGCAGAAATTTCTCATAAACAGAGGCGATTTTTCTGTGACTTTACATGATAATGAAACATTGAAATTTGATGTCTGCTTCAATATCATCCACGGAACACCGGGCGAAAACGGAATTCTTCAGGCATACTGGGACGCGATCGGACAGAAATATACGGGATGCGATTTTTATCAGAGTGCTTTAACATTCAATAAAAAAGATACTTTAGCGGTACTTTCAAAATACGGAATTCCTTCTGCGAAGAGTGTTTATTTAAGAAAAGGAGAAGAAATCAAAGTTGATGAAATTATAGAAACTCTTGGCTTGCCTGTTTTCGTGAAACCCAATCAGTCGGGATCATCTTTGGGGATTTCTAAAGTAAAAGAAAAGGCTGAATTCCTTGCTGCCACTGAAATTGCTTTCAAAGAAGATGATGAAATATTAATTGAAAGTTTTCTTGACGGAATGGAAGTTTCCGTAGGAGTAATCGATTATAAAGGTGAAACAATTGTTCTGGGAATTACAGAAATCGTTCCTACCAACGAATTTTTCGATTATGAAGCCAAATACGAAGGTGCTTCTGAGGAAATTACGCCTGCAAGAATTGACGATAAAACAAGAATCCGCGTAGAAGAAATTGCAAAAAGAGCCTACAATTCTCTTGGGATGAGTGGTTTCTCAAGAAGTGAGTATATTCTGATGGACGGAATTCCTTATATGCTGGAAATGAATACGAACCCCGGATTTTCTCCTGCAAGTATTCTTCCGCAGCAGGCAAAAATCTACGGCATTTCCATTACGGATCTCTGCGGAAACGAGGTTGAAAAAGCATTACACAAAAATTAAAAGGCTGAAAGATGAAGGATAGAAGCCGGAAGTTTATCACTCTATATTTCTCACCTCATCTTTCATAATTTATAACTATAATTTATCACGCATGAAAATTGCTGTTTTTCCGGGGTCATTCGATCCGATTACTTTAGGACATTACGATATCATTGAGAGAGCGGCGCCGCTTTTTGATAAACTGATTATTGCTATCGGGCAGAATTCTCAGAAAAAATATATGTTTCCGCTGGAAAAAAGAATGGAATTCATCCAAAACTCAGTTGCAGAATTCCCAAACGTGGAAGTAGATTATTTTGAAGGTTTAACCGTTGATTACTGCTTCGAAAAAAATGCACAGTACATCATCAGAGGTTTAAGAAATCCTGCTGATTTTGAATTTGAAAAAGCGATTGCCCACACCAACAGAACTTTAGCGCACAAAAAACTGGAAACGGTATTTTTGTTAACGTCTTCAGGAAAATCTTTTATCAGCAGCAGCATTGTAAGAGAAATCATCAATCACGGCGGAGAATATGAGCTTTTGGTTCCGGATTCGGTGAGAGTGCAATTATAAGTAATGGGTAATGGGTAATTAGTAATGGGTAATTTTTACAACTATGGATTTTAATCAGTTATTTAGAGATCGAACTAAAGATTTTTCGATTTCGATCATTAAATCGTTATCACCATTACCTTATTCTGATGATCTTTCAATAATCAGAAAACAAATTATAAGATCAGCAACTTCTGTAGCTGCTAATTACAGAGCAGTTGCGAGAGCAAGATCCGAAAAGGAAAGATTTGCTAAAATCTGCATTGTTGTAGAAGAAATTGATGAAACTCAATTCTGGTTAGAAATAATTGATGAGCTGGAATATTTAGATTCCGGAAAAATCTCAAATTTAAGATCAAAATGTGATGAATTGGTAAAAGTAATGACTGCTTATAAATTTAAATTATCTCAAAATACAACACTGTAATCATATTACTTATTACCGATTACTCATTACCTATAAAACATGCACGAACAGTTCAATTTTGCCATAGAAGTTTTGGGAACGATATCATTTTCGATGTCGGGAAGTTTTGCGGCGATGCAGAAACGGCTCGATCCTTTCGGTGTTCTGATTATAGCTTTTGTAACTTCTGTCGGCGGTGGAACTGTAAGAGATCTTCTGCTTGATATTCCGGTTTTCTGGATGCATGATCTTCTTACGTGTGCATTGATTATCCTGACCAGTATTTTCACCATGATTTTTAAATCTTTTGAAAAAAATTTCAGGGTAACTTTATTTATTTTTGACAGTTTCGGACTGGGATTGTTTACGATTATTGGCGTTCAGAAGGGTTTAAATGCAGATATTCATCCATTAATCTGTATCGGATTGGGAACAATTACAGGTTGTTTCGGTGGAATTATCCGGGATATACTACTCAACAGAATTCCTTTAATTTTCAGGAAAGAAATTTATGCAACCGCCTGCATTGTGGGAGGTTCAGCATTCTTACTGCTGACAAAATTTACGACTTTAACGTATACTATTGTTCAGATTTTTACCATTCTATTAATTGTTTCCATAAGAACTTTAGCGGTGAAATATCATTGGCAGATCCCGAAATTTTACGGGTATGAGAATAATTCTGAGATGTAATGTATGAAAAAATGCCTTTCTTTTTTGTTTTTCTCATTGTTTTTCTCTTGTCAGCATGAGAGTAATTTTGATTTAGAAAAAGATTTATATCAATTTTCAGACAAAATGGAAAATGGTGATACTATTGAAGTAAGTGTAAATCATTCAGCCTGTCTATTTTTATCTCATGAATTGTATACTTTTATCAAACAAAAAGATACTGTATTTCTTCAGACCTACTCGGAAATAAGTTCATTTGAAAAAAGAGAACAGACATTACCCAAAATAGTTTACCATGTAAGCAATAAAAATCAATTGAGCTTTGAGAATTATTTTAAATATTTATCTAAAGAAAATAAACCAAGAACAGAAATAAATTCTGCAATTGTAAGCATTCATTATAAAAACAAAGCTCAAGCAAAATCTTTTTACAGTGATGGTCTGCGAGATAATCTTGAAAAATTAGATCTTTTCGGATTACTCCGTAAGAAAATTTATCCTAATGATACATTCTTCAAATCACCAGAACCTCCTCCTCCACCTCCTAAATTCGCAAAATAAAAAAGCACCTAAAAAAATTAGATGCTTTATTTTTGATCAGTTTATTCATTAAAAGAATTTCCCTCTGTTTCTCATATTCGGGTTATGCATATGTTTCTGCATGGTTGGCATTTTCAACTGCTCCTTCATCATCTTGATCTGGTCGGTCATCATTCCTGCACTGTCTAATCGTTTTGCTTCGTCCAGAAGTTTTTGTCCTTCCTGTTTTCTTCCTTTAGAAATTGCTGCTGCAGCAAGATTTAAAGTTGCCATGGCTCTGTCATGCTTCATGTTAAGACCATATTCCAAAGCTTTTTTCATGAAAGGTTCCACTTTTGTAGGATGATCCTGAGCTTGAGTTAATCCCATTAAATAGTGAAAATAACCATACTGCGTTTTATGAAGCTGGTTTTTGTAATCTGTGATATTTTTAAGCCACTCTCCTGCTTTTTCCATATTCTGCTTTCTTAATTGCCAGAAAGCCAAAAGAATATATTCATTTTTAAAGAAAAGCAGAATAGGTGCTGCAGCCAAAAGGAAAACTACAATTCCCCAACCTTTCTCTCTTGTGAAAATAATCATCCATAGTCCTAAAAGAATAAGAACTGCTGCAACTGCAATTTTTATATATTTATTCATTATTAAATTTTAGAAGTGCAAAGATAAGAAATTTAAGATTCAAAGTTTAAGGTTCAGAGTCTAAAGTTTTGTATTAAATCCTGAACTGAGAACTTTAAACATTAAATTCTTTCAAACGTTTGAAAACAGAAATCATGCTGATTTTTTTCGTCTTTCTCATGGCAGATTTCGTCTGTTTTTTTCCAGATCTTTGGATCGATCTTTGGAAAGAAAGTATCTGCTTGAAGATCTGCTTTTACTAAAGTTACTTCCAGTTTATCAACAATATCCATCGTCTGTTCATAAATTTTCCCGCCTCCGATTATGAAAACTTCTTCATCTATTTTTTTAGCGAATTTTACGGCTTCTTTAATGCTACCGACGATTAAAATTCCTTCTTCGAACCAGTCGGTTTTTCTGGACACAACAATATTGGTACGGTTGGGAAGCGGTTTCCCGATACTTTCATATGTCTTTCTTCCCATGATTACCGGATGCCCCGAAGTGATTTCTTTAAAATGTTTCAGATCTTTCGGAAGATGCCAAAGCAACTGATTTTCAAAACCAATTTCGTTCTTCTCTCCCATTGCCACCACAATTGTTGTCATTCAAATAAATTTTTACAAAATTAGCACATAATTTGTATATTTGGTTAGCACAAAACATATTAAAAAAATTCAAACTATGAAAAATAAAGGTTGTCTGAGCGCAGGAACTATTGGTATCGCTCTACTTATTATTGTCGCAGTTATTTTCTTCTGGGGCAAAAGCGGCTACAACAGCTTTGTAGACAAGGAACAGACCGTAAATGCAAAATGGTCTAACGTAGAGACAGTTTACCAAAAAAGAGCAAATCTGATCCCGAATCTTGAAAGAACGGTAAAATCTTATTCCAAATTCGAGCAGGAAACCTTAACGAAAGTTGTTGAGGCACGTTCTAAAGCAACTTCCATCAACATTGATCCTACCAATATGACCGAGCAGGATGTTGCCAGATTTCAGGCTGCACAGGGAGAATTATCTGGGGCTTTAAGCAGATTGATGGCTGTAGTAGAATCTTATCCTAATTTAAAAGCAGATCAGCAATACATTAATTTCCAGAGAGAATATATCGCGATAGAAAACAGCATCAGAACAGAGACTGTTTATTACAATGATGCCGCGAAAGATTATAATGTATCCATAAAGCAATTCCCGAATAATATTCTGGCGAATTTCACCAACTTTAAAGAAAAACCTTTGTTCAAAGCGGAAGCAGGAGCAGAAAAGGCACCTGAAGTATTCTCGGAATAATGGCAACCAGTTTCTTAACAAATCAGCAGATAGCTTCCCTCGTGGAAGCTATTCAGTCAGCAGAAGAGCATTCTACCGGCGAGATCAGAGTGCATATTGATTCCAATACGGATGAAGACAATGCAAAAATTGCTTTCAAAGTTTTTGAAGAATTGTGCCTGAATAAAACCAAAGAAAGAAATGCGGTGCTTTTTCATGTAAATTTTGAACAAAAATATCTTACGATCATCGGAGATACCGGAATTCATGCAAAAGTAAGCCAGTCTTACTGGGATCATCTGCACGACTATATTACGTCTGAATTTGCCAAAGGAAATTATTATCAGGCTTTAAAAAGCGGAATTCTGGAAACCGGCCTGGAACTAAAAAAATATTTTCCTGTAAAAGGAGAAAACCACAACGAACTTCCTAATGAAATTACGTTCTCTTAAAATAGTTTTTTCATTTTTACTGGTATGCTTTTACACTTTTGTATCGGCACAATATACCATTCCTCCCAAGCCTGACGTTCTGTATCCTGTTTATGACGATGCCAATCTTCTGAAGCAGGAGGAAAAAGATGCGCTTAATAAAAAACTGATCGCATTTGCAGATTCTACCTCTACAGAGATTGAAGTGGTTATTATTCCTTCCACAAAAGGAGAAGACATTAATTTTCTGGCAACGATGTTTGGCGAGAAATGGGGAATCGGAAAAAAAGATGTCGACAACGGGATTGTTTTCCTTATTGCAACCGAAGACCACACCATGTCTATCCAGCAGGGAAGAGCGGTGGAACAATATCTTACCGCATCTGTTGCCGGACAGATATTGGACTATATTGTGACTCCTCATTTTAAGCAAGGCGAATGGTACGAAGGCATTAATGGCGGGACATCGGCAATTATGGAAGCGGTTCAGGGGAAATTTAAACCTTTGAACAACCGTGAAAGCGGAAATGGAGACGGAAGTATTTTTAAAATTATCATCATTGCATTTGTTATCTTCATTATTATTGCCATCCTATTCGGAAACAAAGGAGGAGGAAAAGGCGGCGGAAATTATGACGACGACGATGTAATACTTTCCAGAAGAGGTCGCAGAAATTATCCGGGTGGATTTTTCCCTTTTCCGGGCAGCTTTGGCGGCGGTGGATTTGGTGGTGGAAGTTCCGGAGGCGGAGGCGGCGGTTTTGGAGGCTTCGGCGGAGGCGGAAGTTTCGGAGGCGGCGGTGCTTCCGGAGGATGGTAGAATTTTAGTTTCTGTTTTAAATTTCTCAGTTTTTAAATTGAAATAAACAAATACAATAAATAATCGGTCATTTTGATCGATTTTTTTATTTATCAGCTTTTTAAAATTTTAATACGTTAAAAATCAAACTCATTTATTCCATTTATATCATTAAAAACATCCTTTTTACTATTAAAAAATTATTAAACTGCTACAAAACCCTCCTTTACTTCAAAAATTTTTCATTATATTTACGTAAAACAGGTTTATGAAGAAGACGTTGGTAGTTTTTGCGCATCCTTATTTAGAGCATTCCAACTCGAATGCAGAGCTCATTAATTTCTATGTCCGTCATCAGCATTTTACCCTTCGGGATATTTATGAAGAATATCCTAATTTTCATATTGCCGCTTTCAGGGAAAGAAAAAGAATAAAAAATTACGATCGTTTTATTTTCCAGTTTCCGCTCATCTGGTTCGGAATGCCGCCTTTGTTAAAACTCTGGATCGATGAAGTTTTCGACCGCGACTGGCTTAAAGAAGATCATCACAATCCTTTGGAGGGAAAAGAGGTTTACATTCTGGTAACCACAGGCGGAAAAGAAAGATCGTTCAGCAAGGAAGGAACCTATCAGTTTACCGTAGAGGAGCTGATCAGCGGACTTATCGTATCGCTGAATGTTTTTAAGGCAAACATCAAAAATATCAAAATCGTTTACGAAGCCAACAAGCTCTCAAAAAAAGAAATTATCGTACACAAACAGCAGTTTGTAGAACTTCTCAACCAATAAAAATTTTATGGAAACAAGCTTAGCAATGAACACACTTATTTTCTTAGGCGTAGCCATCATTATGGTTCCGCTGGCAAGAAAATTCGGGCTAAGTTCTGTCATCGGGTATATTGCAGGCGGAATCATCATTGGTCCTTATGTTTTAAAATTAACGGGAAAAGATGTTAACGACATTATGCACGCCAGTGAATTTGGGGTCATCATGCTTTTGTTTTTAGTCGGTCTGGAGCTTGAACCCCGAAAATTCTGGGATATGCGGAAGAAAATTGTCGGACTCGGCTTAACGCAGATGCTTTTAACGATTTCCCTGCTATTTCTCGTATTTATCTGGGCAGGCTGGAAAATCGACAAAGCCATAGCCGTTGCCATGTGTTTTGCGTTATCGTCTACAGCAATTGTGCTGCAGACTTTACAGGAAAAAAACAATTTAAAAACATTAGCCGGAGAAGCTTCATTTTCCACCTTGCTGTTTCAGGATATTGCGGTGATTCCTATTTTGGCGATTCTTCCTTTAATTGCTAATTACAAATCCAGACATCACGATAACGAAATTCAGGTGCTTATACAGACTCTTCCGGAATGGATGCAGTTCGCGACCGTTATTTTGGGAGTGGTTATTTTAATTTTACTGGGGAGGTATGTTTTTGTTCCTTTTTTAAGATATGTCTCGAAATCCGGAATGTCGGAGCTTTTAACGGCCTCTTCCCTATTTCTTGTCATCGGAGTTTCAGAACTGATGGTTGCTATTGGCTTATCTCCCGCTTTAGGAGCTTTCCTTGCAGGAGTCATGTTAGCCAACAGCGAATTCCGCCACGAACTGGAAGCACAGATCGATCCCTTCAAAGGATTACTGCTTGCCGTATTTTTTGTAAGTGTGGGTTCCACAATGAATTTTAACGTCATTCAGAAAGATCCTACTTTTATTTTCACCACCGTTTTCGCAGTTTTAGCCATAAAATTTGTCGTTTTATTTCTTATCGGAAAATTTTTCAAAATAGATACTCCACAGAGCCTGTTTTATGCTTTTGCTCTTTCGCAGGTAGGAGAATTTGCTTTTGTACTGATTAATTATGCTTCAAGTCTTTATCTTTTACCTTCTGAACTGAATGCGCAGATGATGGTTGTAACAGCAATTACCATGTGCATCACACCGTTTCTATTAATTATTAATGATAAACTTATTACTCCGAGATTCATAAAAGAAGTTCCTGATCCCGATAATGATTTTAATATTCTGGACGGTAATATTCAGCAAAAGAAAATTATCATTGTAGGATTCGGACATTTCGGAAGTACGGTGGGAAGACTTTTAAAAGCCAATAAAATTCCGGCTACGGTTTTGGATCGAGATTCTGACCGTGTGAAATTATTGAGAAGCTACGGTTTTAAGGTGTATTACGGAGATGCCACAAAAATTCCTACCTTACGCGCAGCAGGAATTGAGGATGCCGAAATTCTTGTTCTGTGTCTTGATGATCCCGAAGACAATAAATTTGTTGCCGATATCGTAAGAGAAAATTATCCTCAGGTAAAAATCTTTGTTCGTGCCAAAAACAGAATAGATTCTTATGAATATTTAAACAGCGGAATTCATAATATCTACCGTGAAACTCTGGGAACCGCCGTAGATATGGCAGTTGATGTACTTCATGCAACCGGAATGAGGAAATACGCAGCAAGACGTCTTGGACAAAGATTCATGACCATCGACAAAGCTTCCATCCGAAAATTAGCCAAATCGGATCATGATGATGAAATCCATCTTTTTACCACAAAAGAAATCCTCCTGCGAGAGGAGGAATTACTGGCGTATGATAATCTTAATTTTGATAATCAGCAATGGGAAGATTCTTCAAACGACGAAGAGGACGAAGATGAAAATTAATAACTTATGTTTGATTTAAATGAGCAAATCAGTCATCATTTTAACGCTATGACCGCAAAGATTTTATCTCAAACGTTTAATTTTCCGTTCGCAATGGCTTTTCATTCAGCAAAGAATACATTACTGAATAGTTACGCTTCCGCCGCTGCTTTCGTCTTTGGTAATACTGGTAACGTTTCCTTTTTTATAAATCGTAAGACTTCCTCCTGAAGACGCTTCTGCATTGATGGAAGAAGATGCACTGATGTCTACACTTGCACCACTGGAAGATTCTGCTTTCAGATTTTGGATAATAACATCTTTTGCAGAGATACTGCTTCCCGATGAACCACTGATTTTGCCGTTTTTAGATTTACCGGAAAGTTCCAGACTTGCAGCAGATGAAGCATCTACATCAAGATCTACCGCCCAGATTTTTCCGTCGAAATTTCCGCTGCTGTCTATGGAAATAGTAAATTTATTCGCCTCAAGATCTCCGGAAACAGCTCCTGAACTGGAAACCTCAACTTCCATTTTATCCTGTACAAATTTATCCTTCACTTTTATGCTTGCCGCAGAATTGGCATTTAATTTTGAAAAATCTTTTGTGTAAATTCTTGCAGAAACATTGTGAGAATCCATCACACGGATTCCTGATTTATAATGAATATGAAGTTCTCCTCCACTGTTGTCTACGAGAATCTCATCAATAATATTTTTCGGAGCAGAAATGACGACCTTTTCAAAATCAGCTTTTATCACTTCAGCTTCGATCGCCTGTGAAACTTCGATTTCATCAAAATCACCCGTCACTTCTTTATGACTCATCGGTCCGTTGTCTTTCGTTACTACTTTTTCCACCCAGGTTTTCTGTTCGTGGCCGTTATGATGTCGGTCATTTTTATCGCAAGAAGCCAGAAGTGCTATCGCTGAAAAAAGAAAAATAGTCTGTGATCTCATGTTTATTATTTTATGAATTAAGTTTTAAGTATCTTTATACCTTATTAACAACTAATTTATGAAAAATATTACATCGGTATTATTAATTTCTGCATTAGCATTCAACCAATCATGTACAACAATGAAAAACACCGATAGCCAACAGGAAGTTCCAGCTCCGGACGCATCGCTTTCATCGAATCCTTTCATGAAAAAAAGCAAACTTCAGTATGAAGCTCCTGAATTTGATAAAATTAAGAATGAACATTTTAAGCCCGCTTTTGATTTCGGTCTGAAACAGCATGACGCTGAAATTTTAAAAATCGCCAACAATTCTGAAGCACCCACTTTTGAAAACACCATCGTAGCTCTGGAAAAAAGCGGTGAAGTTCTGAAAAGAGCAACCATTGTATTTTCAAATCTTACCAGTGCCAATACAAATCCTACGTTACAGGCACTTGATGAAGAATATGCACCGATCTTTGCTGCCCATTCTGATAAAATGTATCTGAATGAAAATCTTTACAAAAGAATAAAAGCGATTTCTGAAAACGGTTTAGACGCTGAAAGCAAAAGATTATTACAATATTACAAACAGAATTTCGAAATTGCAGGAGCCAATCTTTCTTCTGCGGATAAAGAAAAACTAAAGCAGATCAATCAGGAACTGGCTTCATTGTCTACACAATATTCCAACAAATTGCTTGAAGCGAGAAAGCAGGGAGGCGTTTTCTTTACAGATGTGAAGGAACTGGACGGACTTTCCGCCGATGAAATTGCTGCGGCAGCTTCTGATGCCAAAAATGCAGGAAAACCGGGACAGTATCTTTTAGCATTACAAAACACTACACAACAACCTCTTTTACAGAATCTTAAAAACAGAGCAACGAGAGAAAAACTCTTCAAAGCATCATGGACAAGAGCTGAAAAAGGTGATGGAAACGATACGAGGGAAACCATTGAAAAATTAGCGAAATTAAGACTGAAAAAAGCTCAGGTTTTAGGTAAAAAAAGCTTCGCAGAATGGAAATTGCAGGATCAGATGGCAAAAACACCGGAAGCTGCAACAAAATTAATGAACCAGATTGCGACTCCTGCGGTAGAAACGGCAAGACGTGAGGCAAAAGACATTCAGGATCTGATCGATCAGCAGAAAGGAGGCTTCAAAGTTGAACCATGGGACTGGAATTTTTACGCTGAACAGGTAAGAAAGGCAAAATTTGATCTTGATGAAAGTGAAATCAAGCCTTATTTTGAAATTACAACCGTTTTGGAAAAAG
It encodes the following:
- a CDS encoding head GIN domain-containing protein, whose protein sequence is MRSQTIFLFSAIALLASCDKNDRHHNGHEQKTWVEKVVTKDNGPMSHKEVTGDFDEIEVSQAIEAEVIKADFEKVVISAPKNIIDEILVDNSGGELHIHYKSGIRVMDSHNVSARIYTKDFSKLNANSAASIKVKDKFVQDKMEVEVSSSGAVSGDLEANKFTISIDSSGNFDGKIWAVDLDVDASSAASLELSGKSKNGKISGSSGSSISAKDVIIQNLKAESSSGASVDISASSSINAEASSGGSLTIYKKGNVTSITKDESSGGSVTIQ
- a CDS encoding M3 family metallopeptidase → MKNITSVLLISALAFNQSCTTMKNTDSQQEVPAPDASLSSNPFMKKSKLQYEAPEFDKIKNEHFKPAFDFGLKQHDAEILKIANNSEAPTFENTIVALEKSGEVLKRATIVFSNLTSANTNPTLQALDEEYAPIFAAHSDKMYLNENLYKRIKAISENGLDAESKRLLQYYKQNFEIAGANLSSADKEKLKQINQELASLSTQYSNKLLEARKQGGVFFTDVKELDGLSADEIAAAASDAKNAGKPGQYLLALQNTTQQPLLQNLKNRATREKLFKASWTRAEKGDGNDTRETIEKLAKLRLKKAQVLGKKSFAEWKLQDQMAKTPEAATKLMNQIATPAVETARREAKDIQDLIDQQKGGFKVEPWDWNFYAEQVRKAKFDLDESEIKPYFEITTVLEKGVFFAAEKFYGLTFKKRTDLPVYHPDVVTYEVFDHDGKSIAIYYLDFYTRDSKNGGAWMSNFVEQSYLLGTKPVIVNCYNYQKPAPGKPSLISYDDVSTIFHEFGHSIHGMFASQKYPSLSGTNVPRDFVEFPSQINEHWALDPVVLKNYALHYETKQPIPQTLVDKIKKAATFNQGYMTTELVSAAELDMDWHTVTNESQLIPVLDFEKESLAKHGFTLATVPPRYHTPYFAHIWGGGYSAGYYAYLWSETLDNDAWEWISKNGGLTRENGDRFRKYILSVGNSVDLNQAFRDFTGHDPDIKPLLRNRGFIK